In a single window of the Nicotiana tomentosiformis chromosome 10, ASM39032v3, whole genome shotgun sequence genome:
- the LOC104089502 gene encoding probable inactive purple acid phosphatase 1 isoform X2: protein MPSRSCSHQVDAMKLFIMLLPILSVLVALQGVTSHEDHPLARIAVHKAISALDTRAYIKATPSVLGSNGLNQEWITLEFGTGNPLNDDWIGVFSPANFSAAICDPENNMVTPPLLCTAPIKYQFANHSNPNYKRTGKGSLKLQLINQRSDFSFALFSGGLRNPKLVAVSNTVAFANPNAPVYPRLAQGKTWNEMTVTWTSGYDINEAEPFVEWGRQGGQQTRSPAGTLTIDRSSLCGAPARTVGWRDPGFIHTSFLKELWPNSVYTYKLGHKLFNGTYIWSQMYKFKSSPYPGQNSLQRVVIFGDMGKEEADGSNVYNQYQPGSLNTTKQIVDDLKNIDIVFHIGDIVYANGYLSQWDQFTSQVEQITSRVPYMIASGNHERDWPDSGSFYGKKDSGGECGVLAQTMFYFPAENRDKFWYSTDYGMFRFCIADTEHDWREGTEQYEFIEHCFASVDRQKQPWLIFLAHRVLGYSSGDFYADEGSFGEPMGRESLQKLWQKYKVDIAIYGHVHNYERTCPIYQNTCTMNEKNSYKGTLNGTIHVVAGGGGAGLVKFTSLQTRWSIFKDYDYGFVKMTAFDHSNLLFEYKKSRDGKVYDSFNISRDYRDILACTVDSCPSMTLAS, encoded by the exons ATGCCAAGCAGAAGCTG CAGCCACCAGGTGGATGCGATGAAATTGTTCATCATGTTGTTGCCAATTTTATCGGTTCTAGTTGCTCTTCAAGGTGTAACGTCTCATGAAGATCACCCCCTTGCAAGGATTGCTGTTCATAAGGCTATCTCCGCTTTGGACACTCGTGCTTATATCAAAGCAACTCCTTCTGTTCTTGGGTCAAAC GGTCTAAATCAAGAATGGATAACTCTGGAGTTTGGCACAGGCAATCCGTTAAATGATGATTGGATTGGAGTATTTTCTCCTGCCAATTTCAG TGCAGCTATTTGTGACCCTGAAAATAACATGGTGACTCCACCACTTTTATGTACAGCTCCTATAAAG TATCAATTTGCAAATCACTCCAATCCCAATTACAAAAGGACAGGAAAAGGTTCATTAAAGCTTCAATTGATCAACCAGAGATCAGATTTCTCTTTTGCACTGTTTTCCGGCGGATTACGAAAT CCAAAACTGGTTGCAGTGTCAAATACTGTTGCCTTTGCAAATCCAAATGCACCAGTATACCCGCGGTTAGCACAGGGAAAGACGTGGAATGAA ATGACTGTTACATGGACTAGTGGATATGATATCAATGAAGCAGAGCCCTTTGTGGAGTGGGGTCGGCAAGGAGGACAACAGACTCGTTCGCCAGCAGGGACTTTGACTATCGATCGTAGTAGCTTATGTG GTGCACCAGCAAGAACTGTTGGATGGCGCGATCCTGGATTCATTCACACTAGCTTTCTGAAGGAGTTGTGGCCCAATTCAGT ATATACCTACAAGCTGGGGCATAAACTGTTTAATGGCACATATATCTGGAGTCAGATGTACAAATTTAAATCATCGCCCTATCCTGGTCAAAACTCTCTTCAGCGAGTAGTCATTTTTGGCGACATGGGAAAG GAAGAAGCTGATGGCTCCAATGTGTACAATCAATACCAACCTGGCTCCCTCAACACTACCAAGCAAATCGTTGACGACTTGAAGAACATTGACATAGTCTTTCACATCGGGGATATCGTTTACGCCAATGGATATCTTTCTCAGTGGGATCAGTTTACTTCTCAAGTTGAGCAAATTACTTCAAGAGTACCATACATGATTGCTAG TGGCAACCATGAACGTGATTGGCCTGATAGTGGGTCATTTTACGGTAAAAAGGATTCAGGCGGAGAATGTGGTGTCTTGGCTCAGACAATGTTCTACTTCCCTGCTGAAAATAGGGATAAGTTCTG GTACTCTACTGATTATGGCATGTTCAGATTCTGTATTGCTGATACGGAACATGATTGGAGAGAGGGCACAGAACAATATGAGTTCATTGAACACTGCTTTGCATCTGTAGATAGACAGAAACAGCCTTGGTTAATCTTCCTTGCACATAGGGTACTTGGTTACTCTTCTGGTGATTTTTACGCCGATGAAGGATCGTTTGGAGAACCAATGGGGAGGGAAAGCCTTCAAAAGCTTTGGCAGAAGTATAAAGTGGATATAGCCATATATGGTCATGTTCATAATTACGAACGAACATGTCCCATTTACCAG AATACTTGTACAATGAACGAGAAGAACTCTTACAAGGGAACCTTGAACGGGACGATACATGTTGTTGCAGGTGGAGGTGGAGCTGGTCTAGTAAAGTTTACATCCCTCCAGACTAGGTGGAGTATTTTTAAAGATTATGATTATGGGTTTGTGAAGATGACAGCATTCGATCATTCAAATCTATTATTCGAGTACAAGAAGAGCAGAGATGGTAAAGTGTACGACTCTTTCAATATTTCCCGGGATTACAGAGATATCTTGGCGTGCACTGTCGATAGCTGCCCGAGCATGACACTGGCATCTTGA
- the LOC104089502 gene encoding probable inactive purple acid phosphatase 1 isoform X1 yields MKLFIMLLPILSVLVALQGVTSHEDHPLARIAVHKAISALDTRAYIKATPSVLGSNGLNQEWITLEFGTGNPLNDDWIGVFSPANFSAAICDPENNMVTPPLLCTAPIKYQFANHSNPNYKRTGKGSLKLQLINQRSDFSFALFSGGLRNPKLVAVSNTVAFANPNAPVYPRLAQGKTWNEMTVTWTSGYDINEAEPFVEWGRQGGQQTRSPAGTLTIDRSSLCGAPARTVGWRDPGFIHTSFLKELWPNSVYTYKLGHKLFNGTYIWSQMYKFKSSPYPGQNSLQRVVIFGDMGKEEADGSNVYNQYQPGSLNTTKQIVDDLKNIDIVFHIGDIVYANGYLSQWDQFTSQVEQITSRVPYMIASGNHERDWPDSGSFYGKKDSGGECGVLAQTMFYFPAENRDKFWYSTDYGMFRFCIADTEHDWREGTEQYEFIEHCFASVDRQKQPWLIFLAHRVLGYSSGDFYADEGSFGEPMGRESLQKLWQKYKVDIAIYGHVHNYERTCPIYQNTCTMNEKNSYKGTLNGTIHVVAGGGGAGLVKFTSLQTRWSIFKDYDYGFVKMTAFDHSNLLFEYKKSRDGKVYDSFNISRDYRDILACTVDSCPSMTLAS; encoded by the exons ATGAAATTGTTCATCATGTTGTTGCCAATTTTATCGGTTCTAGTTGCTCTTCAAGGTGTAACGTCTCATGAAGATCACCCCCTTGCAAGGATTGCTGTTCATAAGGCTATCTCCGCTTTGGACACTCGTGCTTATATCAAAGCAACTCCTTCTGTTCTTGGGTCAAAC GGTCTAAATCAAGAATGGATAACTCTGGAGTTTGGCACAGGCAATCCGTTAAATGATGATTGGATTGGAGTATTTTCTCCTGCCAATTTCAG TGCAGCTATTTGTGACCCTGAAAATAACATGGTGACTCCACCACTTTTATGTACAGCTCCTATAAAG TATCAATTTGCAAATCACTCCAATCCCAATTACAAAAGGACAGGAAAAGGTTCATTAAAGCTTCAATTGATCAACCAGAGATCAGATTTCTCTTTTGCACTGTTTTCCGGCGGATTACGAAAT CCAAAACTGGTTGCAGTGTCAAATACTGTTGCCTTTGCAAATCCAAATGCACCAGTATACCCGCGGTTAGCACAGGGAAAGACGTGGAATGAA ATGACTGTTACATGGACTAGTGGATATGATATCAATGAAGCAGAGCCCTTTGTGGAGTGGGGTCGGCAAGGAGGACAACAGACTCGTTCGCCAGCAGGGACTTTGACTATCGATCGTAGTAGCTTATGTG GTGCACCAGCAAGAACTGTTGGATGGCGCGATCCTGGATTCATTCACACTAGCTTTCTGAAGGAGTTGTGGCCCAATTCAGT ATATACCTACAAGCTGGGGCATAAACTGTTTAATGGCACATATATCTGGAGTCAGATGTACAAATTTAAATCATCGCCCTATCCTGGTCAAAACTCTCTTCAGCGAGTAGTCATTTTTGGCGACATGGGAAAG GAAGAAGCTGATGGCTCCAATGTGTACAATCAATACCAACCTGGCTCCCTCAACACTACCAAGCAAATCGTTGACGACTTGAAGAACATTGACATAGTCTTTCACATCGGGGATATCGTTTACGCCAATGGATATCTTTCTCAGTGGGATCAGTTTACTTCTCAAGTTGAGCAAATTACTTCAAGAGTACCATACATGATTGCTAG TGGCAACCATGAACGTGATTGGCCTGATAGTGGGTCATTTTACGGTAAAAAGGATTCAGGCGGAGAATGTGGTGTCTTGGCTCAGACAATGTTCTACTTCCCTGCTGAAAATAGGGATAAGTTCTG GTACTCTACTGATTATGGCATGTTCAGATTCTGTATTGCTGATACGGAACATGATTGGAGAGAGGGCACAGAACAATATGAGTTCATTGAACACTGCTTTGCATCTGTAGATAGACAGAAACAGCCTTGGTTAATCTTCCTTGCACATAGGGTACTTGGTTACTCTTCTGGTGATTTTTACGCCGATGAAGGATCGTTTGGAGAACCAATGGGGAGGGAAAGCCTTCAAAAGCTTTGGCAGAAGTATAAAGTGGATATAGCCATATATGGTCATGTTCATAATTACGAACGAACATGTCCCATTTACCAG AATACTTGTACAATGAACGAGAAGAACTCTTACAAGGGAACCTTGAACGGGACGATACATGTTGTTGCAGGTGGAGGTGGAGCTGGTCTAGTAAAGTTTACATCCCTCCAGACTAGGTGGAGTATTTTTAAAGATTATGATTATGGGTTTGTGAAGATGACAGCATTCGATCATTCAAATCTATTATTCGAGTACAAGAAGAGCAGAGATGGTAAAGTGTACGACTCTTTCAATATTTCCCGGGATTACAGAGATATCTTGGCGTGCACTGTCGATAGCTGCCCGAGCATGACACTGGCATCTTGA